CGTATCGGATTCAGTTCTagttctttagataccaaatTTTTTAACCCATTTGAAAATTCAACCAGCTCATCGGATTCTGTATTTCTTTTTGGGTTCTTcatattcagatttttttgCCTAGCCCTAGCGTCATTCTCTCTAGAATGCATTGTTTTTCTCGTTTTGTTTATATAGTAATCCATAAATTATAAAAGTTtggattattatattttatgaatctaaagattttttatgatttataaattaaaaatatatttttattttaaaataggaaaataaCTGATTTTTACGGTATATAAATTGACTTCTATTTACAGATATAAATTTATAGTGTTCTCATTTGATTATTTGATATGTAGAAAATATGTACTATAAAACGTAGATGCATTTTCAGGTGTAATCGACaaaataacttcaaaatattttgaagtgCTTAAAAAGTTAAAGATGtacttaattataaataaaaaataagttgtaaaatgtttattcatatttatataaatgttgtatatataaatatattagctattaatttatgtttatattagtaccatatatttatataaaaaaattcacaatTTATTATCTTATTGTTTATCGAATTGTGCTATATTTAATACTAGTTTATTTCAGAAATGAtagaatttattaatttatattgtttattaatttatactcgttATCTTACTGATTGAACGTTGTAAAGTTCTACAAAATGGTTAAAATGTCGTTTACCATAGTTAAGGTGTTGTTTGGCGGACGTTAGGAGACACTAAATGGTCCCAAAAATTCTGCAGATGCATCCCCAATATATATAACTATGCCACTTTCTTGTTCGATGGGTTTTCTTTGAAACTAGAGAGATCAGATTAATTCCACCATACAGGTTTATCCTTCGAGAAATGAAAAGAATAAATTAATCAATGCAGTAACTAAAGCAGAGCAAAATAAGATACCAGATTCATATTAAATTGTTAACTTCATACAATAGCAAAGATCTAAAACAACAGATCACACTCCTAGTGACAAATCGAAGAAAAACCTCAACAATCCCTTGACATAGATCACAGACATGATAAACATTTCAGACAGAGAGATCAAGAGATGAGCTACTGTGTGCCAtgtgaggaggaggaggaagaacaaGGGCAAAGCAGAGACGTTCGCGCCACCTGAAATACCAAACACTGACGTCGTCATCTTCTTTCAAACCATTACCCTGAACGACATCGTTCCACCCACAGATCAAAGCATAGTTCAAGGTTCCATTCCCTGCTCCTTTCAACATCTCCCTCCTCATCAAAATCAAACCCCACTTTTTCTTGTGCTGATCCACTAGCATCGCCCCAACTCCGTTCTTTCCATCTTGATGCTCTGCTACGATTCTCAACTCCACGGGAGTCAAGAAGTCGTTACGGATTAGGCTGTTGAAAGGCAATAAGAGACGGCTCTGTGCCGGGTCGACATCTGTACTGGTCAGCTTCTTCTCAAAGATGAGCCACGGGCCTTCGGTTACAAGCTCTCCTCTCGTTGCTGCCATTGCTTCCAGTAAACTGACCAGCCACTCCGGAGTAGCTCTACCTTTCCATGAAAAAGGAGGAGCCCTAACTTTCTTGGATTTACCACCAGTGTTACGCTTTTCTTGCCGGGCACGTCTCTTGCGGTTTGTCTTCTCTGTTAGGGttgaagaagaaggatgagCAGATACATAAAAACACTGAAGAGGGTTCGATGGGGCTTCTTCTGTCTCAGAATCATCTGGGGTCTTGTTAAGGTCGAAAAGTGATGAAGAAGTAGAAGCTTCATTAAGGGTTTCATGGCTTTGTGACCGGAGAAATTTCTTCGGGGGGCTCCTTCTTTTCCTTGGGAAGGCATTGAAAAATTCATACtcgatgtcttcttcttttacaGACAGAGTCCCTGATTTTAATATACGGtctgcttctgcttctgcttcttcttcatataACAGGACGGCCGCATCAACCAAGGTACAGAAATTTCTCGAGCTTATCTCTTTCTCCGCAGCCGCAAGATGATCATCGTAATACATACCCTCTGTGttttcctctctctttctcgaCATAGTTTAGGGTCTCAAAAGAAAACGAAAGAGGAGAGGATGATAATTATTAGAGATTAATCCGATGTGGTTTTATAAAGAGAGGGTAAAGGCTAAAGAGCTCAGACTCCTAATTGGGTACTATTATGTTTCGAAACTCTTCCTTTTTAACTTACTTGGAAACCAAGCCTCCCACTATTTtcctttctctgtttttaaaagttttccatttttttctctaGGAAAATCAGTAAATCTGATAATTAGatgttttaaaatctttaagAAATCTTAGTACAGTTAtctcaaataattttatattatttgttcgCCATGATATTTATCCAAGATCaaatcatatatatgtatatatatctgtaaagaattttttttcttacaataaaaaaatcttattcttttaaaataattaatatacaggaaattttttaaaagtatgttCAGGTTTATCTCTAACaaacaaaattgaaaattaaaatgggGAATTAACAAAAGGTAATTAAAAACAATAGAATTCCATTTTTCGCAAAACTACATTTTTGATTTcttgaatttaaaattattttagaattttgtatAACACAGTAATATAAAAGGGAAATAACAAACTAAGAATAAAAAACGATCTTGGAGTTTGCAAGAAGTGTTTAAGAGGTTCGATACCACTCTAGTGACAGTAAAAAGTTCTGCCGGTCCagttatattttttctattgaaATGCCAGAGATTGAGTTTGCTAAAGCTCTCGACCATTTAACCATTTAGGGGAAGGGATTAAACCGAGACTCTTGTGGAACTTGCAAAAATGTGTTGgattcagacaaaaaaaaaaagttgtctaAAAAAGAGGCCGCTTTAGATCGAGTGTGCAAGTATCACTCAAGAGAGAGAGGATAAGAACACAAGAGACTGATGAGGATCACTCAGATGGAAAAGAAAGCGATGATCGTCTGACGTCCCACTTAAAAGCTGACTACAACCAAGTACAAAGTTTTGAACTCAAGTGACAGATAGTTTCTCAGAGACTTAAAATCGCGTCGCGCAACAGTAAAACAAGCAACAATCTACGATTTGCGAGTAGTCAGAGCAACATGCAATTCTCAAACAAACAGAATCTCTGATGATTTTCAACATTGGCTTTAGGTTCAGCTGCACCGGCGGCTACCGTGAGACTAGCTCGACTCCAAACTACAAGTCTTCTTCCATGATACTCATATAAGAACTATATATACCTTTGAGAAGGATAAAGGTAGCAAAGAAAGTAGTGTAGATGTGTGATTCAGTAAATGTATTTTAGGAAAAGAATACCATCTTAACAATATGATAAACGCATacaaatataactaaaaatgctgaaaaaaatgtatatgttaTTCAGGCCGAGCCGACACACAAGACGAAAATCAAAGGGAGGTTTTTCATATccatctataacaataataaaactGATCGACTAATAAAAACTAGTCTTCGTCGTCAGAATCAGCGAATGTGATCTTCGTAGCCTTTGGAGCATCAGCTGCTATTTCTTTAAAATGAGCTCCATACAGTTTTGACTCCTGCAATTTTTAATAAGACAACACACATCAACCACTCCATATCTAGctaatgatgatgaagaagaagaaacaatgaGTGTGTGTAGGAGACTCAAGAATCAAACCTTTTTCTTTACATGAGTGCCAAACTTGGTAAGATCAGTAGGCACTACTTGTCCAGCTTCCCTGAGAACATTCACAAGCTCTCCAGCAAGACCCTTCAAgaagacaacaagaatattttaattatctCAGAAAACTCTACTTAAGATTTTCTGAGGTAAACAAACTTACCTTGTTCTGTTGTGTGAAGAAGGTGTGCGCAACACCCTTCTTACCCGCTCTTCCCGTCCTCCCGATTCTGTGAACATAATCCTCTGTTGTCAAAGGGAAACTGTAATTTATCACAACTTCCACGTCAGGGATATCGAGCCCTCTTGCTGCTACATCAGTAGCCACctacaaatttaataaaaacagtATCAATGCTCTGTTTTCAAAACCAGCCAAGGTATTATTATTACACTATTACATACCAGTAAGGGGCAGGATCCTTCCTTGAACAATGCTAAAGACCTGGTACGTTCGCTCTGTGCTTTGTTTCCGTGTATGGATACAGCCTTCCAGCCTCTATATAGTTATGTAAAGATTAGAATCAATGCAGCTTGTTAgcaaaaattattcaaagatgttttttttattttctgttgaGGTGATTTAGGGAAAATAAAAGATCAAACCTTTGCTGAAGGAAACGCTCGAGACGGTCAGCTTCCACCTTGTACAAGGCAAATACTAAAACCCTGTTCCTGTAAACACCCAAAAAACTTGGTGTTAGTATAGTGACAAAGATCTGGTAAGTAAGGAGTTTGGATAAACTGAGTAGGATATATAGTTACTTTTGTGATTTATGGTATTTTTCTAGTAAAGCAATAAGGCGCTGATCACGAGCACGATCGTCCAAGACCTGCAAAAACGTGTAGCCAAATCAAAAAGACATGTTTGTTAGGAGTGAATGCGACTATGGGGGGAGAAAACATAACTTGCTCTGGGGATTTATCATACATACCTCAACGATTTGCATAACATCGTGGTTGGCAGCCAAGTCTTCAGAACCTATGACTATCTGAAACAAATTCGATTTGATCATTGAGAAAATGAAACAACTTTTGTAGTATGTCAGAGAAGATAAAACTGAAAAGGAAAAGATACCTTGACCGGGTTTGGATCCATGAATTCCTGAGCCAGTTTGTGAACATCTATAGGCCAAGTTGCACTGAACATAACCATCTGACGAACTATAACACAGAAGAAGAAACTTTCATTAGACATGATATGATGAGATTGCTAGGTAAAAAAGGGACTCTACCACTTACCTTTGTTCGTTTTGCTCAGAATAAACCGGACTGGTTCCTCGAAACCCATATCAAGCATTCGATCTGCTTCATCCAATACCTGCAACACAGGAGCTTCTGTTACTGTCTAATACATGCAACTTATATGATGATCCTAAGGGGATATAAGTCAAATAGCATGATTAAAAAAAGATGTTGTTATGTTGCTTACCACAAAGGAAACATCTGAGAGACGAAGCTCATTAGACTCAATCAGGTCTCTCAAACGACCTGGTGTGCCAATGACAATATCCTAAAAAGAACAAGTCATTTGATTAAGAAACAGCCAACACAAGACATATGTGCTAACAAAAAGAACATAACAATAAGTCTTACAACTCCAGAACGAATGGCGTTAATTTGAGGCCTTTTAGAGCTTCCACCATACACACAAATCGATTTCAAACCACACGGTTCACCAGCTTCACTCAATACATCAGATATCTGCCAAAACCATATCACCAGAAAAACTAAGACTATGTTCACCTTTTTTAACTAGAACATGAAAGAAACTGTTTTGTTTTCTCTAACCTGAACAGCTAACTCTCTTGTCGGGGAAAGAACAAGACAAGCCGGGTTCCTTGTTCCTTTACcactcttgttcttcttcaacATGTGCATAATCGCAGgaatcccaaaagccaatgtcTTACCTAAACACACCAAAAATCACAAAGTTAGAATCTTCAAAAGGCATTACTAACCAAGACAAGACATTACTGACCTGAACCGGTCTTCGCAATACCGATAAGATCACGGCCATCCAACAGAAACGGCCACGAATGAGACTGAATCGGAGAAGGTTTCTGGAAAGTCTTGCAGCAATCAAGAACGTTCTCAGGCAACTTCGACTCAGCAAATGATGTTAAAGCTGCGTACTTTGCTTCCTCCGCACCTTTCCCCGTCACAACAACCTTCTGCTCACTCTCTCCTGCCTTCTTTTCGGGGACTACTTCACtctcttcctccttcttcttcttctcctctttctccttctccttctctttctcctctctcttacgcttcttcttcttctctttactACTCAACTCCTCGCCATTAGTGACCACCTCTTGAGGCACTTCGACCTCTGCGTGTTTGttcttcttgctcttcttcttcttcttcttctctatcgTGTCTGTCATCGGACTCTCGACGGCGGCTAAGGGTTCGCCGGAAACGGGAAGCTCTTGCTTTTTTCCAGccattttttgttctttcttttgtttgcgATTGAGAGCTGAAACGGCCGAACGAGAGTCGTTGAACAATTTAGGTTTACGTGAATTTATAACATCgaaaacttatttttctaaaattgcaAATTTTGTCTGAATGTTTTAGTTATTACCCTAAAAGGGTTTATACTCTTGTTTTTCTATCTTTTTTCTCAGTAAACTCTTATTCTGTTAAAAATAGACCTAAATATGATCCAGTTCCTCAACAAATGGAAACTTCTTAGGCCATTAGTAAATCCATGTTCCAATTCAATCCGATAATAACTAAGATAAGAACTGCGACTTGCGCATGGtgagtatatttatatatattatcaataatttttttaatatatttgatcattttatttatacaaatacaattttttgttgttattatataatttctttctgaTGGACCAAATcaacttttattaaaaaatttggaactaaactataattaataagtatgggttgatcggattggacatttaacaaattataacacaaaaatcttatttttttccaccgaacacattcttgaaaaaaatgaacagtattgttttcacagttgaattattttggcATGTAttttccatatggttttgaaaagtttcagatcaaccatcgaattgatacatgtcattttattgcTTTTAGTTGTATGCTTAaggaaaatttacatttttgtaatttaaagtcgtttaaaaaaaaaaaatcaaaatataacatattagaAAAAAGTCtgacatataagaaaaatataacatatttccttatttttgtaatttaaagtcgtttttaaaaattaaaaatataacatataaggtttcctctttttgtaatttaaagtcattttaaaaaattcaaaatataacatataagaaaaaatatagttttttattatatggttactatgattgtttattttttaaaataatataaaattaaacaaatatgaagaaggatgcaaaaattgttatcaaatatttattattcataatcattaattgatatataaatatatatatatatatatatatatatatatgttaatcatattagataattcagtagcttttatttaaagaaaaaaatatacgcttcttatattttggtttaatataaTGTTCCCTAGTAATTGGATTTGGatcaacatttttttaattgattcttAAGCTGCGTAAGCTAAATTGACATCTTAATTAAGTGACACATAAACATgttctctttttaatttgtacaaacttaaggttacaactttttaaagaaaaaatatacacttcttatattttggtttaatataaTGTTTCCTAGTAATTGGATttggaccaacatttttttaattgattcttAAGCTGCGTAAGCTAAATTGACATCTTAATTAAGTGACACCTAAACATGTTCTCTTTTTAATTTCTACAAACTTaaggttacaactttttaaagaaaaattatacgcttcttatattttggtttaatataaTGTTTCCTAGAAATTGAATTGggaccaacatttttttaattgattcttAAGCTGCGTAAGCTAAATTGACATCTTAATTAAGTGACACCTAAACATGTTCTCTTTTAAATTTCTACAAACTTaaggttacaactttttaaaggatcatcaattaatatatatgggataAGCATTTGTGGGATTAGGTTTGATCGAGTTATAACTCGTTTAGATCATTTGAATATATGTGAGCACAAATTGAATATCAAGGTTTTAAAGGTAACCTTAATTGGATTCATTTCGTCCAAATAATCAATTATACGATTCGATCCGCCCTGCAACTACCTAGATTTTCAATGTCCGGATATCcataatttttaacatttttgacCGGAGATCCAATTCGATCcatacaaatatattaaaataaaaatgaatgagaaattaaatgaaaaaaacaacataatataaaataataataatttattataaaatttaaaatttatgtattgTAAATAcattgataaataaaatattgtaaaaattacataaaatataataattatataatttatatttataactttttagatatatgtaaattttcatATAATGAATTGGATAAGATATccgttttaaaaattattaatatttatgctCTGCTTCATTTTTATGGATATATGAATATTTGATTTGCTTTATAGAATTACAACTATCTatatttttggttcaaatcaaaacgaatgatgaatcaaatcaaattttacaaatattttgctCAGACCTAGTTGtggaaaaaatattgtttgttcATAGTTTTCTATATCTGAAACAAAAAGACAATATTATAATTCAGTAATGCTTTTGTTTGAGAGAAAGTAAGAAGCaatcaatattttttggataataGTCTTTACTCCATTCCATTGCTAAAATTCCAATTCAGAAACTATAGTTGTCATCATCTAtagtttttttatgaaattttgcAAATATATTACGTTGGATCCGaccaaaactattttatattgttttattaaaatgaataAGAAGTGAGGTTTACATTCTTGATTAGTATCCACTTTTCAGTTTTCACTTTTCACAAACCACACAATAGTCTCTAGTCTAGACTAGTTGACTAGTAAAAGGTTGGATCCATTttagaaatgttttatttatagttAGGTATTGGGTTGTCTTGACGTCCATAGATTCTACACACAATATACTTTTTTTCTACACACAATAACTTTTTTATCTCTCTTTCTAAGCAAATATGTATGTAATATGATTTCAAACAGGCTTGAATAGAACAGTGACATGAATAACAAAATTATCTTTACTCAACAACATTTCTTTTAAATTTCCCCACTAGTGTTTCCTTGAATGCGTTTAGTGAGATACAACAAAATACATACATCACTGGCGAAAATTAGATTTACCAAATCCAAGAAAAGCTGagggacaaaaaaaaagaaaagaaaagaaaagtgcAATCGTAAGCTTCATTTTATTATGAATAAATGTTCCACATTTGATATTAGAAGGGATcctaaacaatatatatgatAGATGAGTCACTCCACTtagcaccaattggttttaggttggaagtcaatctagcttaacatggtatcagagcccgatcCACGCAGTCCAATCCGATCCATTATCGATCCAGCCCAAAGTTGGCCCATCGATCCTTGCCCGAGCATTCCAAAACTGACGCAGGGCCATCATCTCGAAAGGACGTATTAGGGATAAATGTCACACATTTGATATTGGAAGGGATcctaaacaatatatatgatAGATGGATCACTCCACTAAGCTTAAACATTTTCCTCAGCTTAAGCAAAGCAAAGCAAAGATTATAAAAAGCAACACCTTTCGTCTTCTTTAAAGTTCTTGAACATAAACTCTTGGGACATATAACTTCttcttaattttcatttttctcgGGAAAATCCAAAGTCAAGATCAAAGGGAGATTTCGTCTCTAGAGATCTTTAGAAgatttcagattcaatcaaacAATGGTTGGTATCTTTTCCAGACTCTCTGTAGGTAGAAGCAGCCATCGACGAACTCAAAGTGCAATCGTAAGCTTCCTTTTCCTCTTTGTGCTTTTGGGTTCCAGGAAGattcaacctttttttttttttttgttggttcaaTTCTTATGATTCTTCTGCTCTCGACGTTCAAATCTATAGAGCATGTTTAGATCTTTGCTTGGTTCAAATTAAACACTAGATTAGATTCTCCATTATTCATGATATGGCTTGAATTCGTTTCGTTTCAGTTGCAGATTCGACCAAAGGATGGCCTTACTAAAATAATGGCCATGCTTCAAAATTTTGGCTTTTTTTAACCGaattagataaataatttaataaagttATTATAGAAAAATTGTCTCTGTCTCTTTGAATCAGGATGATAAGGAAGTATTGGCTCCAAGTTCTGATGTTACTGCATCAACTACCACAGCAGCTACTCATGGTATTGAAGTAACAACAGAATTTAAACCAGTGGAACATCCGGTCGAGCCTTTGGACAATGATCAACCGATTCAATGTCCCTTGCCCGAACCATCCATTCTTAATGTAACCCCGCAATGGTTCTTTGTTAGTCTTAAGTGTAGCTGCTTATACAAAAgctttgaagttttgaaatttgtaatcTGTAGTGATCCTTTCTATATTTGGGATTTGATGCAAAACAGGATGGAAGAATCTGGAAGGAGAGAGTCTCTGCGTCTATGAGGAGAAGAGGTGATTTGCAGATTATGAAAGATGAGAATTCTACTGAATCTGATGGTTCAGCACCAAAACCACCCCGCCTGCCTAATCGTTCCATCTTGCCATCACTTAGTGCCCCTGAACACAACTTGCTAAATTTACTAGAAGAATGAAATGCGATTCAGACGGTAGCTTCCAAGAACGGATGAACAAAAGTTCCTTATCAAGTTTATAAGCACTTATAACATGCCTCTTCTTCAATCCACAagcattttttaataataaacctTGCTTTGGtaaaattaataacaattttaCCATTATTGTTGTTTTCACCTCTTTGCCGGGAACCCAAGAATTGTAAATAATCTCTCCCACCGTGAGTTGAACCCAAATGGCGGAAGTTACAGCTGCAACCCCTTTACCACTAGGTCAACTCAAAGTTGGTTTTTACCATTATTGTTCATGTGGCATGTTCACATTCCTCCTCAGATATCTTAGTTAAGAACACATAAATTACTAGAAAATTTACAACTTTTGCCACTGGTACATATTGAACAGTTTATCTTATTACATTTTATCTTATAAGATATACAATCGGTTTGTTATATAAGACAATCTATAAATTACTAGAAAATTTACAACTTTTGCCACTGGTAAATTTGTTAAcattttatgtttctaaaaacatttagaaaaatactTCACCttcgttttctttatttattttatttaaatttcagatacaaaatatcaaaaaaaataatgtaacaatttttttatcaatttaagaatcataacatataataaaaaatatatcaagacTTAATATCGTATTAAAATGTCCACTgtgaataattaaattaaaccttaaatccaaaataagctgaaattaagatataaattataatagcTTATCGACAAggtaaataaactaatatcaaatctcatcaactaatttttttaatagattcaTAATCGACATGGTCATatgatctttttgttttttaaaactaaaaaatctaacTTTTTAATTAGAATACAAAAAAGATTCTAATAATGTAATTGAAATTATATAAGAgaaaaataagttaaaattaCGTAGTGGTTCAACTGGTAACCAGACTCTGGATTTTAACCATTTTTACCGGTTTTTAAATAATGGTTTTTTCCAAAAATCCAAATCGGATTACATGCCGGTCATCGaatttaccggttcaaccgcggaTCCGGACGGGTTTCAAATACtgctgaaaaccaaaaaccattaTGGAGCAGAATTGAAAATTAAACGTCTGGTCTAATCATATTGAGAACATTAAAAAcggtttaataaattttcaaatttacatgtatatattatttttatttttagtttttgagaaatttaatgtatatatgaaattatttttaaaaaaatta
The nucleotide sequence above comes from Brassica napus cultivar Da-Ae chromosome A9, Da-Ae, whole genome shotgun sequence. Encoded proteins:
- the LOC106443227 gene encoding B3 domain-containing protein At1g32030-like, whose product is MSRKREENTEGMYYDDHLAAAEKEISSRNFCTLVDAAVLLYEEEAEAEADRILKSGTLSVKEEDIEYEFFNAFPRKRRSPPKKFLRSQSHETLNEASTSSSLFDLNKTPDDSETEEAPSNPLQCFYVSAHPSSSTLTEKTNRKRRARQEKRNTGGKSKKVRAPPFSWKGRATPEWLVSLLEAMAATRGELVTEGPWLIFEKKLTSTDVDPAQSRLLLPFNSLIRNDFLTPVELRIVAEHQDGKNGVGAMLVDQHKKKWGLILMRREMLKGAGNGTLNYALICGWNDVVQGNGLKEDDDVSVWYFRWRERLCFALVLPPPPHMAHSSSSLDLSV
- the LOC106435144 gene encoding DEAD-box ATP-dependent RNA helicase 5-like, whose protein sequence is MAGKKQELPVSGEPLAAVESPMTDTIEKKKKKKSKKNKHAEVEVPQEVVTNGEELSSKEKKKKRKREEKEKEKEKEEKKKKEEESEVVPEKKAGESEQKVVVTGKGAEEAKYAALTSFAESKLPENVLDCCKTFQKPSPIQSHSWPFLLDGRDLIGIAKTGSGKTLAFGIPAIMHMLKKNKSGKGTRNPACLVLSPTRELAVQISDVLSEAGEPCGLKSICVYGGSSKRPQINAIRSGVDIVIGTPGRLRDLIESNELRLSDVSFVVLDEADRMLDMGFEEPVRFILSKTNKVRQMVMFSATWPIDVHKLAQEFMDPNPVKIVIGSEDLAANHDVMQIVEVLDDRARDQRLIALLEKYHKSQKNRVLVFALYKVEADRLERFLQQRGWKAVSIHGNKAQSERTRSLALFKEGSCPLLVATDVAARGLDIPDVEVVINYSFPLTTEDYVHRIGRTGRAGKKGVAHTFFTQQNKGLAGELVNVLREAGQVVPTDLTKFGTHVKKKESKLYGAHFKEIAADAPKATKITFADSDDED
- the LOC106443226 gene encoding uncharacterized protein LOC106443226, with amino-acid sequence MVGIFSRLSVGRSSHRRTQSAIDDKEVLAPSSDVTASTTTAATHGIEVTTEFKPVEHPVEPLDNDQPIQCPLPEPSILNDGRIWKERVSASMRRRGDLQIMKDENSTESDGSAPKPPRLPNRSILPSLSAPEHNLLNLLEE